The Armatimonadota bacterium genome segment GCGTGATGCGAGGCGTCTGCGCACCGGCGACGCGCGTCGCTCCGAGACGGAAGCTTTCCGAACTCCAGCCACCGCACTGGCAGCGGAGGCCTCGGGCTCAGGAGTAGCAGGCGGGGTAGCAGAGGCTGGTTCCGGCCTCGGCTCGCCTGCGCGGACTGCATTGAGAAACGCAAATGAGGCCGCATCGATCTTCGTGACTGTCGCGGTGGCGGTGGTATCCGCGCCGGAAGCCAGGAGGCTTGCGGACACGTCATCGGCGGAACTGGGACCACGACCGATGAGTTGCGTGGCTACCAGGTAGAACATGAGCGCGCCGATGAACAGGCTTGCGCAAGTGCCGATGAACGCGGGTGAGCCGACGGGAGGGGTACTGGCGCTTTCGACAATGTGGCGCTCTTCTTCAGCCAGGAGCAGCGCGCCCTTGATGCGGCTGCACAGGTCTGGAGGAACCGGGATGGGAGCGTCCGCGGAACGCCTGAGAGCCTCGCGGGCGAAGCGGACTTCCTCGAGGATCTCGCGGCAAGCGGCACACGAGTCCAGATGGGACGATAGCGAACGGCTCTCCGCAGCCGGGAGCTGGCCGTCCAGATACGCCCCAATTCTAAGCCTCGCAGCACGACAGGTCATCCGGTGGACAACCCTCCAAAGGGCTTGCCAGATGGGTTGGCGTCAGTCTGAGGCTGGACGGTCCACACGGATCGTCCCCT includes the following:
- a CDS encoding zf-HC2 domain-containing protein, producing the protein MTCRAARLRIGAYLDGQLPAAESRSLSSHLDSCAACREILEEVRFAREALRRSADAPIPVPPDLCSRIKGALLLAEEERHIVESASTPPVGSPAFIGTCASLFIGALMFYLVATQLIGRGPSSADDVSASLLASGADTTATATVTKIDAASFAFLNAVRAGEPRPEPASATPPATPEPEASAASAVAGVRKASVSERRASPVRRRLASRPTPAVSRRPSEEPAAPTIRQAPPAKAPCFTFADNGLDGPVEQAGRRTVAPPSEPSSFGMSYASNFRRDATALSPNVFEDYAGRRLLDPDARLTTGSTPSLASPGYSEPGEGLP